Proteins encoded together in one Marinithermus hydrothermalis DSM 14884 window:
- a CDS encoding YncE family protein: MHPLTPLNRRAFLTLAALSALSRYLPALAAEAARDLIVVSNAGGGGSASLIDPHTLRVLKTIPLEPFAFPATRWHFARDLIWSGLPAEPSRAVRAYWLSSGAQALEVPTGSSQNYTELTPDGRFVIVAARFVDRFLKILADPEAPDFGRVVAAFTTDAGAQPCDITVTPDGNHAFAPDRGRETISVLRLEPFERVARLPLRPLGGTERVEPFMATVSPRGDLLFVENATENSEAILDVRDPERPVEVARLLQTDGLGDGPLTSEFTPDGRFGLVICRNSDELSVVDTATLAVAARVRFPERSRPLTGTFTPAGDRFFVPLPGRDAVAVVRVPAFEVEELIPVGPRPMGVVYLRTPLPARAALDLRHGAALAAGRRFPPDCPDRCCGML, from the coding sequence ATGCACCCCCTCACCCCCCTGAACCGCAGGGCGTTCCTCACGCTCGCCGCGCTCAGCGCGCTCAGCCGGTACCTGCCCGCCCTTGCCGCGGAAGCCGCGCGTGACCTGATCGTCGTCTCCAACGCGGGCGGCGGAGGCTCAGCTAGCCTGATCGATCCCCACACGCTGCGGGTATTGAAGACCATCCCGCTCGAGCCCTTCGCCTTCCCTGCCACGCGCTGGCACTTCGCCCGCGACTTGATCTGGTCGGGCCTGCCCGCCGAGCCGAGCCGCGCGGTGCGGGCCTACTGGCTCTCGAGCGGCGCGCAGGCCCTCGAGGTCCCCACGGGCTCCAGCCAGAACTACACCGAGCTCACCCCGGACGGGCGGTTCGTGATCGTGGCCGCGCGGTTCGTGGACCGGTTCCTCAAGATCCTCGCGGACCCCGAGGCTCCCGATTTCGGTCGGGTCGTCGCGGCGTTCACCACCGACGCGGGCGCGCAACCCTGCGACATCACCGTCACGCCGGACGGAAACCACGCCTTCGCTCCCGACCGGGGGCGCGAAACGATCTCCGTCCTGCGCCTCGAGCCCTTCGAGCGGGTGGCGCGCCTCCCCCTTCGTCCCCTGGGGGGGACGGAGCGGGTGGAGCCGTTCATGGCGACCGTCTCGCCGCGGGGGGATTTATTGTTCGTGGAGAACGCCACGGAGAACAGCGAGGCGATCCTGGACGTGCGGGACCCCGAGCGCCCCGTGGAGGTCGCGCGCCTCCTCCAGACAGACGGGCTGGGGGACGGCCCCCTCACGAGCGAGTTCACGCCGGACGGCCGGTTCGGCCTCGTGATCTGCCGGAACTCGGACGAGCTAAGCGTCGTGGACACGGCGACGCTCGCGGTCGCGGCGCGGGTGCGTTTCCCTGAGCGGAGCCGGCCGCTCACCGGGACGTTCACGCCCGCCGGGGACCGGTTCTTCGTGCCCCTGCCCGGGCGGGACGCGGTCGCGGTGGTGCGCGTCCCGGCCTTCGAGGTGGAGGAGCTCATCCCCGTAGGGCCGCGCCCCATGGGCGTGGTGTACCTCAGAACGCCGCTGCCCGCGCGCGCCGCGCTCGACCTCCGGCACGGCGCGGCCCTCGCGGCGGGCCGGCGCTTCCCCCCGGACTGCCCAGACCGCTGCTGCGGCATGCTTTAA
- the tyrS gene encoding tyrosine--tRNA ligase, with translation MTVDRALTELKRGAAEITPEEELREKLASGRKLIIKLGADPTRPDLHLGHAVVLRKMRQFQELGHKIVLIIGDFTGMIGDPSGRNKTRPPLTLEETRTNAQTYVAQVGKILRQEPDVFELRYNSEWLGQLRFQEVIKLASQITVAQMLEREDFKARYTAGTPISLHEFLYPLAQAYDSVAIQADVEMGGTDQKFNLLVGREIQRAYGQEEQVAFLMPILPGLDGKEKMSKSLDNYIGVNEDPTSMFKKLMRVPDHVLHEYFTLLTDLEAAEVQQLLETGGMVGAHRVLARLVTGAYVLERIPARMDRAFYEALGYDLEAAGRDPAPKASQYPEVSERLAHAEARYDAVAKGGIPEDIPLVEVAPEELKDGAIWVCRLFTLAGLTRSNGEARRLIQNRGLRVDGAVVTDPNQQLTLERPLVLQRGKDRFVRVQLRA, from the coding sequence ATGACGGTCGACCGGGCGCTTACCGAACTCAAACGCGGAGCCGCCGAGATCACCCCCGAGGAAGAACTACGGGAAAAACTCGCCTCGGGACGCAAGCTCATCATCAAACTGGGCGCCGACCCCACCCGGCCCGACCTACACCTAGGGCACGCGGTCGTCCTTCGAAAAATGCGGCAGTTCCAGGAACTGGGGCACAAGATCGTCCTGATCATCGGGGACTTCACCGGCATGATCGGAGACCCCTCAGGCCGGAACAAGACCCGCCCGCCCCTCACCCTGGAGGAAACCCGCACGAACGCCCAAACCTACGTGGCGCAGGTCGGGAAGATCCTGCGCCAAGAACCGGACGTGTTCGAACTCCGGTACAACTCCGAGTGGCTCGGACAACTCCGGTTCCAGGAGGTCATCAAACTCGCCTCCCAAATCACCGTAGCGCAGATGCTCGAGCGGGAGGACTTCAAGGCCCGCTACACCGCCGGCACCCCGATCTCCCTGCACGAGTTCCTGTACCCCCTGGCTCAAGCCTACGACTCCGTCGCGATCCAAGCGGACGTGGAGATGGGCGGCACCGACCAAAAATTCAACCTCCTCGTGGGGCGCGAGATCCAGCGCGCCTACGGGCAGGAGGAGCAAGTAGCCTTCCTGATGCCGATCCTGCCAGGCCTGGACGGCAAGGAAAAAATGTCCAAAAGCCTGGACAACTACATCGGCGTGAACGAGGACCCCACCTCCATGTTCAAAAAACTCATGCGGGTCCCGGACCACGTGCTGCACGAGTACTTCACGCTCCTCACGGACCTCGAGGCGGCCGAGGTCCAGCAGCTCCTCGAGACGGGCGGCATGGTGGGTGCGCACCGGGTGCTCGCGCGGCTCGTCACCGGCGCGTACGTCCTCGAGCGGATCCCCGCCCGAATGGACCGGGCCTTCTACGAAGCGCTCGGGTACGACCTCGAGGCCGCCGGTCGGGACCCGGCCCCCAAGGCCTCCCAGTACCCGGAGGTGAGCGAGCGGCTAGCGCACGCGGAGGCGCGGTACGACGCCGTGGCCAAGGGCGGGATCCCCGAGGACATCCCCTTGGTAGAGGTCGCGCCTGAGGAACTAAAGGACGGCGCGATCTGGGTGTGCCGTCTCTTTACCCTCGCGGGGCTCACGCGCTCGAACGGGGAGGCCCGCCGCCTCATCCAAAACCGCGGCCTCCGGGTGGACGGCGCGGTGGTGACCGACCCGAACCAGCAGCTCACGCTGGAGCGCCCCCTCGTGCTGCAACGCGGCAAGGACCGGTTCGTTCGGGTGCAGCTCCGCGCGTAG
- the rpsT gene encoding 30S ribosomal protein S20, translating into MANKSARTPSAMKRHRQSLKRRARNKAKKSMIKTFTKKAIAAAESGDKEAALKYMRVAESLIDKAAKGPTLHKNAAARRKSRLMKKLHKLLGSLSA; encoded by the coding sequence ATGGCGAACAAAAGCGCACGCACCCCTTCCGCGATGAAGCGGCACCGCCAATCCCTAAAACGGCGGGCCCGCAACAAGGCGAAGAAATCCATGATCAAGACCTTCACCAAAAAGGCCATCGCGGCGGCCGAATCCGGCGACAAAGAAGCCGCCCTCAAGTACATGCGGGTCGCGGAAAGCCTCATTGATAAAGCCGCTAAAGGCCCGACCCTACACAAGAACGCCGCCGCTCGCCGCAAGTCCCGCCTGATGAAGAAACTCCACAAGCTCCTCGGCAGCCTAAGCGCGTAA
- a CDS encoding 30S ribosomal protein THX — MGRGDRRTRRGKLWRGTYGKYRPRKNKKK, encoded by the coding sequence ATGGGGCGTGGAGACCGTCGCACCCGTCGCGGAAAACTCTGGCGCGGCACCTACGGAAAGTACCGCCCGCGCAAGAACAAAAAGAAGTAA
- the minC gene encoding septum site-determining protein MinC: MRVRATRDALSLRLDGNESPQELRRVIEELPALPLEVEVNGLVGGEALEALLEAARARGLAVTLRPPRGERYVPYTEVVGRTLRSGQRVESPGTVVVLGDVNPGAEVVAGGDVIVVGKLRGLAHAGASGNLDATVWALALEAQQLRIAHLVARAPEEGFKSQGPERARVDGERIVLEPWGRR; this comes from the coding sequence ATGCGGGTCCGCGCCACTCGAGACGCTTTATCCTTGCGGCTGGATGGGAACGAGTCGCCTCAGGAGCTTCGCCGTGTGATCGAGGAACTTCCAGCGCTTCCCTTGGAGGTCGAGGTGAACGGCTTGGTCGGGGGCGAGGCGCTCGAGGCGCTGCTCGAGGCCGCGCGCGCGCGGGGGCTGGCCGTGACGCTGCGCCCCCCGCGCGGGGAGCGGTACGTGCCGTACACGGAGGTGGTGGGGCGTACCTTGCGGAGCGGGCAGCGCGTGGAGTCGCCCGGGACCGTGGTGGTGCTGGGGGACGTGAATCCTGGCGCGGAGGTGGTGGCGGGCGGGGACGTGATCGTGGTGGGGAAGCTGCGGGGCTTGGCGCACGCGGGCGCTTCAGGCAACCTGGATGCTACGGTGTGGGCGTTGGCCTTGGAGGCGCAGCAACTCCGGATTGCGCATCTTGTGGCGCGCGCGCCGGAGGAGGGGTTTAAGAGCCAGGGCCCGGAGCGCGCGCGTGTGGATGGGGAACGGATTGTGCTCGAGCCGTGGGGCCGGCGGTGA
- a CDS encoding penicillin-binding transpeptidase domain-containing protein encodes MPERVRALLVLIYLVLLGFTGRLFQLQVLQYQEYATQSEGNYLKTVTIPAPRGRLYDRNGVLLADNRIAVDLWYKGGPILFERRILDLLDLETLPEVEGEPVVLKANLPDELVPTLAELTAGQENLELRERIERYYPNPISGPVLGYVQPANAAEVAAGYEPDDLVGRAGLEAALEEVLRGERGFKLVEVDVRGRRIREEVRRPPVPGQDVYLTIDLALQRAAEQALVEAVEDLNAGRRKLGLPLEEEARGAIVAVDPRTGEVLAMATTPAYDPNVFTRRPTDPRAIAALQNDPHLPLLNRAVQRYTPGSTFKLVTSSALLEHGYVRPDTVYRCTPYIVYGGQVRRNWAPRDMGDMTVREAIANSCNTWYYQAAIDAGPRDLVDVIAKRGLELGLGRPTGLEIAESQGLLPTRAWKREAYGEPWYPGETLSVAIGQGQVLVTPAQVARMLATIAMSGQQPELHLVRRVGADPVEPVVTEVEGRYWRVLQEGLRKTVTEGTARFQLGDFPVPTGGKTGTAETPGKRAGYEHAWYMGYGPTDPSAPHPPLVVVAFFENAGEGSRVALPAVRKVMAAYWKVEVE; translated from the coding sequence ATGCCTGAACGGGTTCGTGCATTGCTCGTCCTGATCTACCTGGTGTTGCTGGGGTTTACGGGGCGGCTCTTCCAGCTCCAGGTCCTCCAGTACCAGGAGTACGCCACCCAAAGCGAAGGCAACTACCTCAAGACCGTCACGATCCCCGCCCCGCGCGGGCGGTTGTACGACCGCAACGGCGTCCTCCTCGCGGACAACCGCATCGCCGTGGATTTATGGTACAAGGGCGGCCCCATCCTCTTCGAGCGGCGCATCCTGGACTTGCTGGACCTCGAGACCCTACCCGAGGTAGAGGGCGAACCCGTTGTGCTCAAGGCCAACCTCCCGGATGAGCTGGTGCCCACCCTGGCCGAACTCACCGCGGGCCAGGAGAACCTCGAGCTTCGCGAGCGGATCGAGCGGTACTACCCAAACCCCATCTCCGGTCCGGTCCTGGGGTACGTGCAGCCCGCGAACGCCGCGGAGGTCGCGGCGGGGTACGAGCCGGACGATCTGGTGGGCCGCGCGGGCCTCGAGGCCGCGCTGGAGGAGGTGCTGCGGGGGGAGCGGGGCTTCAAGCTGGTCGAGGTGGACGTGCGCGGCCGCCGGATCCGCGAGGAGGTCCGGCGGCCGCCCGTACCGGGTCAGGACGTGTACCTCACGATCGACCTGGCCCTGCAGCGCGCTGCGGAGCAAGCCCTGGTGGAGGCCGTGGAGGACCTTAACGCCGGGCGGCGTAAGCTGGGGCTTCCCCTTGAGGAGGAGGCGCGCGGCGCGATCGTGGCGGTGGACCCCAGGACGGGGGAGGTGCTCGCGATGGCCACTACGCCCGCGTACGACCCAAACGTCTTCACCCGTCGTCCCACCGACCCGCGCGCGATCGCCGCGCTGCAAAACGATCCGCACCTGCCCCTTTTGAACCGTGCGGTGCAGCGGTACACGCCCGGCTCGACCTTTAAGCTCGTGACCTCCTCCGCCCTGCTCGAGCACGGGTACGTTCGCCCGGATACCGTGTACCGCTGCACGCCGTACATCGTGTACGGGGGGCAGGTGCGGCGCAACTGGGCGCCGCGCGACATGGGTGACATGACCGTGCGTGAAGCCATCGCGAATAGCTGCAACACCTGGTATTACCAGGCCGCGATTGACGCCGGGCCTCGAGATTTGGTGGACGTGATCGCGAAGCGGGGGCTCGAGCTGGGGTTGGGCCGCCCGACCGGCCTCGAGATCGCGGAAAGCCAGGGGTTGCTGCCCACGCGCGCGTGGAAGCGGGAGGCGTACGGGGAGCCTTGGTACCCGGGGGAGACGCTTTCCGTCGCGATTGGGCAAGGCCAGGTGCTCGTCACGCCCGCGCAGGTCGCGCGTATGCTCGCCACCATCGCGATGAGCGGGCAACAGCCCGAGCTGCACTTGGTGCGGCGGGTGGGGGCGGACCCCGTGGAGCCGGTCGTGACGGAGGTGGAGGGCCGGTACTGGCGAGTACTGCAGGAAGGCCTTAGGAAGACCGTGACGGAAGGCACCGCGCGTTTTCAGCTCGGGGATTTCCCTGTTCCGACCGGGGGGAAGACCGGCACCGCGGAAACCCCGGGGAAACGCGCGGGGTACGAGCACGCGTGGTACATGGGGTACGGCCCTACGGATCCTAGCGCCCCTCACCCGCCCTTGGTGGTGGTGGCGTTCTTCGAGAACGCGGGGGAGGGCAGTCGCGTGGCTTTGCCTGCGGTGCGGAAGGTTATGGCTGCGTACTGGAAGGTGGAGGTAGAGTAA
- the mreD gene encoding rod shape-determining protein MreD: protein MRAVGLVLITLVLQSVLGGVLPDAVSPPDLWFLLALVLASHLPPAAGLVAAFGLGLFQDLASAGYPGLHAMGLLTAVYAFYGTGTWLHWEETMARGMIVFLSFLAKWLGYLIVVYWLRFEVLSPLTFAQVFVPELILTLGVGPVYLRFAQALVAPRYEEHHA, encoded by the coding sequence ATGAGAGCCGTTGGTCTGGTACTGATCACGCTGGTGCTGCAGTCCGTCCTGGGAGGGGTGCTGCCGGACGCCGTGAGCCCCCCGGACCTGTGGTTCCTCCTCGCCTTGGTCCTGGCTTCCCACCTCCCCCCGGCGGCAGGCCTGGTGGCCGCGTTCGGGCTGGGGTTGTTTCAGGACCTGGCCTCCGCCGGGTACCCGGGACTGCACGCCATGGGGTTGCTCACCGCCGTGTACGCCTTCTACGGGACGGGCACCTGGCTGCACTGGGAGGAGACCATGGCGCGGGGCATGATCGTGTTCCTGAGCTTCCTCGCGAAGTGGCTAGGGTACTTGATCGTGGTGTACTGGTTGCGGTTCGAGGTGCTGAGCCCCCTCACCTTCGCGCAAGTCTTCGTTCCTGAACTCATCCTGACCCTGGGGGTCGGGCCGGTGTACCTGCGGTTCGCTCAGGCCCTCGTCGCGCCGCGCTACGAGGAACACCATGCCTGA
- the mreC gene encoding rod shape-determining protein MreC: MLRAIYLALAVLALVLSALTTRTAPTLPAEFSARIAPIFSLGHRLGQNLRAGLEALTDRRDLQTENRALQERVAALEQENTRLRLEVARLSRALEVRQEQAPGVVAIAPVIAEDPSGLYQRMVIGLGEADGIRVGMPVTSSAGLVGIVIETSPHQAVVRTVVDPDSSVGVQVMGKPGRGIARGQPPARLRVSLPLDVEVTAGDLLVSNSLRGLFPAGIPVGRVLEVLPPSPGALRRWVVAEPVVRFSLLEEVVVLRPL; encoded by the coding sequence TTGCTTAGGGCGATCTACCTGGCGCTCGCGGTGCTCGCATTGGTCCTCTCCGCGCTCACCACGCGTACCGCGCCCACGCTGCCCGCGGAGTTCTCCGCGCGGATCGCGCCGATCTTTTCCCTAGGGCATCGCTTAGGTCAGAACCTCCGCGCGGGCCTCGAGGCCCTCACGGACCGGCGGGACCTACAGACCGAAAACCGCGCCCTTCAGGAGCGGGTGGCCGCGCTGGAGCAGGAGAACACCCGGTTGCGCCTCGAGGTGGCGCGCCTCAGTCGCGCGCTCGAGGTGCGCCAGGAGCAAGCGCCGGGCGTGGTGGCGATCGCGCCGGTGATCGCGGAGGACCCGTCGGGGTTGTACCAGCGGATGGTGATCGGGCTGGGCGAGGCCGACGGGATTCGGGTGGGTATGCCCGTCACGAGCAGCGCGGGGCTGGTGGGGATCGTGATCGAGACGAGCCCGCACCAGGCGGTGGTGCGTACCGTGGTGGATCCGGACTCCAGCGTCGGCGTGCAGGTCATGGGTAAGCCGGGCCGGGGCATCGCGCGGGGCCAGCCTCCAGCGCGCTTGCGGGTCTCCTTACCATTGGACGTGGAGGTAACGGCCGGGGACCTGCTCGTTTCGAACAGCCTTCGGGGCTTGTTCCCCGCGGGGATTCCCGTGGGGCGTGTTCTCGAGGTGCTGCCGCCTTCCCCGGGGGCTTTGCGACGGTGGGTGGTAGCGGAGCCGGTGGTGCGGTTTTCGCTGCTTGAGGAAGTGGTGGTGTTGCGCCCGTTATGA
- a CDS encoding Maf family protein, whose protein sequence is MANRDPALTPPTLVLASASPRRRELLARLGLPFTVRPAGLEETLAPGRSPAEQAEHLARAKAQAVWRETGGWVVAADTVVALEDAVLGKPRTPEENRAFLERLSGRAHTVYTGLALYTPGGEGRSLVEAARVWFRDLEPWEVDWYVRSGEGMDKAGGYGIQEKGMVLVRRVEGDFYTVVGLPVHRLWTLLKEVGYPLA, encoded by the coding sequence GTGGCGAACCGCGACCCCGCTCTAACTCCCCCCACGCTGGTGCTGGCCTCCGCGAGCCCCCGCCGGCGCGAGCTCCTCGCGCGGCTCGGGCTGCCCTTCACCGTCCGTCCAGCTGGCCTCGAGGAAACCCTCGCCCCCGGCCGCTCCCCAGCCGAGCAGGCGGAACACCTGGCGCGCGCCAAGGCTCAGGCCGTCTGGCGGGAGACCGGCGGGTGGGTCGTCGCGGCGGATACGGTGGTCGCTCTCGAGGACGCCGTCCTCGGCAAGCCGCGCACCCCGGAGGAGAACCGGGCCTTCCTCGAGCGCCTCTCCGGCCGCGCCCACACCGTGTACACCGGGCTGGCCTTGTACACCCCTGGCGGCGAGGGGCGTAGCCTCGTGGAGGCCGCGCGGGTCTGGTTCCGCGACCTCGAGCCGTGGGAGGTCGATTGGTACGTCCGCTCAGGCGAGGGGATGGACAAGGCGGGCGGGTACGGCATCCAGGAGAAGGGCATGGTCCTCGTCCGGCGCGTCGAGGGGGATTTCTACACCGTGGTGGGCCTCCCGGTGCACCGGCTCTGGACGCTGTTGAAGGAGGTGGGCTACCCCCTTGCTTAG